The proteins below are encoded in one region of Parus major isolate Abel chromosome 7, Parus_major1.1, whole genome shotgun sequence:
- the ATG9A gene encoding autophagy-related protein 9A isoform X1, giving the protein MAHFETQYQRLESSSTESPPGGGDLLVHVPEGAKSPWHHIENLDLFFSRVYNLHQKNGFTCMLIGEIFELMQFIFVVAFTTFLISCVDYDILFANKALNHSQHPSEPIKVTLPDAFLPPNVCSARIQANSFLICILVIAGVFWIHRLVKFIYNICCYWEIHSFYINALRIPMATLPYYTWQEVQARIVQIQKEHQICIHKKELTELDIYHRILRFKNYMVAMVNKSLLPIRFRLPLLGDTVFYTRGLKYNFELIFFWGPGSLFENEWSLKAEYKRAGNRLELAEKLSTRILWIGIANFLLCPLILIWQILYAFFSYTEILKREPGSLGARCWSLYGRCYLRHFNELDHELHSRLSKGYKPASKYMNCFISPLLTIVAKNVAFFAGSILAVLIALTIYDEDVLAVEHVLTTVTLLGVGITVCRSFIPDQHLVFCPEQLLRVILAHIHYMPDHWQGNAHRYETRDEFAQLFQYKAVFILEELLSPIITPLILIICLRPKSLDIVDFFRNFTVEVVGVGDTCSFAQMDVRQHGHPAWMSAGKTEASIYQQAEDGKTELSLMHFAITNPKWQPPRESTAFIGFLKERVHRDSSVALAQQAVLPENALFSSIQSLQSESEPHSLIANVIAGSSALGFHMSREGQASRHLSEVASALRSFSPLQSTQQPSSGFQASGRDGEGAQPRGANAMTASGADARTVSSGSSAWEGQLQSMILSEYASTEMSLHALYMHELHKQHAQLEPERHTWHRRESDESGESAHEELDTQRGGPVPIPRSASYPFSSPRQPAEETATLQTGFQRRYGGITDPGTVHRAPSHFSRLPLGGWAEDGQSARHPEPVPEESSEDELPPQIHKV; this is encoded by the exons ATGGCCCACTTCGAGACGCAGTACCAGCGCCTGGAGAGCTCCTCCACCGAGTCTCCCCCCGGCGGCGGCGACCTGCTCGTCCACGTTCCCGAGGGCGCCAAGT CTCCGTGGCATCACATCGAGAACCTCGACCTTTTCTTCTCTCGC GTCTATAACCTGCATCAGAAGAATGGCTTCACTTGCATGCTTATTGGAGAGATCTTTGAGCTCAT GCAGTTCATCTTTGTGGTGGCATTCACCACCTTCCTTATCAGCTGTGTTGATTATGACATCCTCTTTGCCAACAAAGCATTAAATCACAGCCAGCATCCCAGCGAGCCCATTAAGGTGACTCTGCCAGATGCCTTCCTGCCTCCAAATGTCTGCAGTGCAAG AATCCAGGCAAACAGCTTCCTCATCTGCATCCTGGTGATAGCTGGGGTTTTCTGGATTCACCGACTCGTCAAATTTATCTACAACATTTGCTGCTACTGGGAGATTCACTCTTTCTACATCAATGCCCTGAGGATCCCCATG GCCACCCTGCCCTACTACACGTGGCAGGAGGTGCAGGCCCGCATTGTGCAGATCCAGAAGGAGCACCAGATCTGCATCCACAAGAAGGAGCTGACAGAGCTGGACATCTATCACCGCATCCTCCGCTTCAAGAACTACATGGTGGCCATGGTGAACAAGTCACTGCTGCCCATCCGCTTCCGCCTGCCCCTGCTGGGAGACACCGTCTTCTACACGCGTGGGCTCAAGTACAACTTTGAGCTCATCTTCTTCTGGGGTCCCGGCTCCCTCTTTGAGAACGAGTGGAGCCTGAAGGCTGAATACAAGCGGGCTGGGAACCGCCTGGAACTAGCTGAGAAGCTCAGCACTCGCATCCTCTGGATTGGCATTGCTAACTTCCTCCTCTGCCCGCTTATCCTCATCTGGCAGATCCTCTATGCTTTCTTCAGCTACACAGAGATCCTGAAGCGGGAGCCGGGCAGCCTAGGTGCCCGCTGCTGGTCTCTCTATGGCCGCTGTTACCTCCGTCACTTCAATGAGCTGGATCATGAACTGCACTCGCGCCTCAGCAAGGGGTACAAGCCAGCTTCCAAGTACATGAACTGCTTTATCTCCCCGCTTCTCACCATCGTGGCCAAGAATGTGGCCTTCTTTGCTGGCTccatcctggctgtgctcatCGCTCTCACCATCTATGATGAGGACGTGCTTGCGGTCGAGCACGTCCTGACCACGGTCACCCTGCTCGGGGTGGGCATCACGGTGTGCAG GTCTTTCATCCCTGACCAGCACTTGGTCttttgcccagagcagctgctgcgAGTCATCCTGGCACATATCCACTACATGCCTGACCACTGGCAGGGCAACGCCCACCGCTATGAGACCAGGGACGAGTTTGCCCAGCTCTTCCAGTACAAAGCG GTCTTCATCCTGGAAGAGCTCCTGAGTCCCATCATTACCCCCTTGATCCTCATCATCTGCCTGCGGCCCAAGTCCTTGGACATTGTTGACTTCTTCCGTAACTTCACCGTGGAGGTGGTGGGTGTGGGTGACACCTGCTCCTTTGCCCAGATGGACGTGCGCCAGCACGGCCACCCTGCG TGGATGTCAGCAGGAAAGACGGAGGCCTCCATTTACCAGCAGGCTGAGGATGGCAAGACAGAGCTATCCCTCATGCACTTTGCCATCACCAACCCCAAGTGGCAGCCACCCCGCGAGAGCACAGCCTTCATCGGCTTCCTGAAGGAGCGGGTGCACCGGGACAGCAGCGTGGCACTGGCTCAGCAGGCTGTGCTCCCTGAAAACGCCCTCTTCAGCTCCATCCAGTCCCTGCAGTCGGAGTCAGAG CCTCACAGCCTGATTGCCAATGTGATAGCGGGCTCCTCAGCACTGGGCTTCCACATGAGCCGGGAAGGACAGGCTTCCCGCCATCTCTCAGAAGTGGCCTCGGCTCTGCGTTCCTTCTCTCCACTCCAGTCTACCCAGCAGCCTTCCAGTGGCTTCCAGGCAtcaggaagggatggagagggagcCCAGCCTCGTGGCGCCAATGCAATGACAGCCTCTGG TGCTGATGCAAGGACCGTGAGCTCAGGGAGCAGCGCCTGGGAGGGTCAGCTGCAGAGCATGATCCTGTCGGAGTACGCCTCGACTGAGATGAGTCTTCATGCACTCTACATGCACGAG TTGCACAAGCAGCATGCGCAGCTGGAGCCTGAGCGGCACACTTGGCACCGACGAGAGAGTGACGAGAGTGGGGAGAGTGCCCACGAGGAGCTGGACACTCAGCGGGGTGGCCCTGTCCCCATTCCCCGCTCTGCCAGCTACCCCTTCTCCTCACCGCGGCAGCCTGCCGAGGAGACAGCCACGCTGCAGACTGGTTTCCAGCGGCGATACGGTGGCATCACAG ACCCAGGCACAGTGCACAGAGCCCCATCACATTTCTCCCGCCTTCCTCTGGGAGGCTGGGCCGAGGACGGGCAGTCAGCGAGGCACCCAGAGCCCGTGCCAGAGGAGAGCTCCGAGGACGAGCTTCCGCCACAGATCCACAAG GTATAG
- the ATG9A gene encoding autophagy-related protein 9A isoform X2 — protein MLIGEIFELMQFIFVVAFTTFLISCVDYDILFANKALNHSQHPSEPIKVTLPDAFLPPNVCSARIQANSFLICILVIAGVFWIHRLVKFIYNICCYWEIHSFYINALRIPMATLPYYTWQEVQARIVQIQKEHQICIHKKELTELDIYHRILRFKNYMVAMVNKSLLPIRFRLPLLGDTVFYTRGLKYNFELIFFWGPGSLFENEWSLKAEYKRAGNRLELAEKLSTRILWIGIANFLLCPLILIWQILYAFFSYTEILKREPGSLGARCWSLYGRCYLRHFNELDHELHSRLSKGYKPASKYMNCFISPLLTIVAKNVAFFAGSILAVLIALTIYDEDVLAVEHVLTTVTLLGVGITVCRSFIPDQHLVFCPEQLLRVILAHIHYMPDHWQGNAHRYETRDEFAQLFQYKAVFILEELLSPIITPLILIICLRPKSLDIVDFFRNFTVEVVGVGDTCSFAQMDVRQHGHPAWMSAGKTEASIYQQAEDGKTELSLMHFAITNPKWQPPRESTAFIGFLKERVHRDSSVALAQQAVLPENALFSSIQSLQSESEPHSLIANVIAGSSALGFHMSREGQASRHLSEVASALRSFSPLQSTQQPSSGFQASGRDGEGAQPRGANAMTASGADARTVSSGSSAWEGQLQSMILSEYASTEMSLHALYMHELHKQHAQLEPERHTWHRRESDESGESAHEELDTQRGGPVPIPRSASYPFSSPRQPAEETATLQTGFQRRYGGITDPGTVHRAPSHFSRLPLGGWAEDGQSARHPEPVPEESSEDELPPQIHKV, from the exons ATGCTTATTGGAGAGATCTTTGAGCTCAT GCAGTTCATCTTTGTGGTGGCATTCACCACCTTCCTTATCAGCTGTGTTGATTATGACATCCTCTTTGCCAACAAAGCATTAAATCACAGCCAGCATCCCAGCGAGCCCATTAAGGTGACTCTGCCAGATGCCTTCCTGCCTCCAAATGTCTGCAGTGCAAG AATCCAGGCAAACAGCTTCCTCATCTGCATCCTGGTGATAGCTGGGGTTTTCTGGATTCACCGACTCGTCAAATTTATCTACAACATTTGCTGCTACTGGGAGATTCACTCTTTCTACATCAATGCCCTGAGGATCCCCATG GCCACCCTGCCCTACTACACGTGGCAGGAGGTGCAGGCCCGCATTGTGCAGATCCAGAAGGAGCACCAGATCTGCATCCACAAGAAGGAGCTGACAGAGCTGGACATCTATCACCGCATCCTCCGCTTCAAGAACTACATGGTGGCCATGGTGAACAAGTCACTGCTGCCCATCCGCTTCCGCCTGCCCCTGCTGGGAGACACCGTCTTCTACACGCGTGGGCTCAAGTACAACTTTGAGCTCATCTTCTTCTGGGGTCCCGGCTCCCTCTTTGAGAACGAGTGGAGCCTGAAGGCTGAATACAAGCGGGCTGGGAACCGCCTGGAACTAGCTGAGAAGCTCAGCACTCGCATCCTCTGGATTGGCATTGCTAACTTCCTCCTCTGCCCGCTTATCCTCATCTGGCAGATCCTCTATGCTTTCTTCAGCTACACAGAGATCCTGAAGCGGGAGCCGGGCAGCCTAGGTGCCCGCTGCTGGTCTCTCTATGGCCGCTGTTACCTCCGTCACTTCAATGAGCTGGATCATGAACTGCACTCGCGCCTCAGCAAGGGGTACAAGCCAGCTTCCAAGTACATGAACTGCTTTATCTCCCCGCTTCTCACCATCGTGGCCAAGAATGTGGCCTTCTTTGCTGGCTccatcctggctgtgctcatCGCTCTCACCATCTATGATGAGGACGTGCTTGCGGTCGAGCACGTCCTGACCACGGTCACCCTGCTCGGGGTGGGCATCACGGTGTGCAG GTCTTTCATCCCTGACCAGCACTTGGTCttttgcccagagcagctgctgcgAGTCATCCTGGCACATATCCACTACATGCCTGACCACTGGCAGGGCAACGCCCACCGCTATGAGACCAGGGACGAGTTTGCCCAGCTCTTCCAGTACAAAGCG GTCTTCATCCTGGAAGAGCTCCTGAGTCCCATCATTACCCCCTTGATCCTCATCATCTGCCTGCGGCCCAAGTCCTTGGACATTGTTGACTTCTTCCGTAACTTCACCGTGGAGGTGGTGGGTGTGGGTGACACCTGCTCCTTTGCCCAGATGGACGTGCGCCAGCACGGCCACCCTGCG TGGATGTCAGCAGGAAAGACGGAGGCCTCCATTTACCAGCAGGCTGAGGATGGCAAGACAGAGCTATCCCTCATGCACTTTGCCATCACCAACCCCAAGTGGCAGCCACCCCGCGAGAGCACAGCCTTCATCGGCTTCCTGAAGGAGCGGGTGCACCGGGACAGCAGCGTGGCACTGGCTCAGCAGGCTGTGCTCCCTGAAAACGCCCTCTTCAGCTCCATCCAGTCCCTGCAGTCGGAGTCAGAG CCTCACAGCCTGATTGCCAATGTGATAGCGGGCTCCTCAGCACTGGGCTTCCACATGAGCCGGGAAGGACAGGCTTCCCGCCATCTCTCAGAAGTGGCCTCGGCTCTGCGTTCCTTCTCTCCACTCCAGTCTACCCAGCAGCCTTCCAGTGGCTTCCAGGCAtcaggaagggatggagagggagcCCAGCCTCGTGGCGCCAATGCAATGACAGCCTCTGG TGCTGATGCAAGGACCGTGAGCTCAGGGAGCAGCGCCTGGGAGGGTCAGCTGCAGAGCATGATCCTGTCGGAGTACGCCTCGACTGAGATGAGTCTTCATGCACTCTACATGCACGAG TTGCACAAGCAGCATGCGCAGCTGGAGCCTGAGCGGCACACTTGGCACCGACGAGAGAGTGACGAGAGTGGGGAGAGTGCCCACGAGGAGCTGGACACTCAGCGGGGTGGCCCTGTCCCCATTCCCCGCTCTGCCAGCTACCCCTTCTCCTCACCGCGGCAGCCTGCCGAGGAGACAGCCACGCTGCAGACTGGTTTCCAGCGGCGATACGGTGGCATCACAG ACCCAGGCACAGTGCACAGAGCCCCATCACATTTCTCCCGCCTTCCTCTGGGAGGCTGGGCCGAGGACGGGCAGTCAGCGAGGCACCCAGAGCCCGTGCCAGAGGAGAGCTCCGAGGACGAGCTTCCGCCACAGATCCACAAG GTATAG